A genome region from Arachis duranensis cultivar V14167 chromosome 8, aradu.V14167.gnm2.J7QH, whole genome shotgun sequence includes the following:
- the LOC107460008 gene encoding protein HEADING DATE 3A-like: MDPLTLGRLLGDVVDPFTSSVSLRIAYNNNSEVVNCSDFKPSQITKQPRVDVGGDDFRTFYTLIMVDPDAPSPTNPNMREYLHWLVINIPGTTGASFGQEIMKYESPEPTAGIHRIVFVLYKQMVGRQLIHAPTWRNNFNTRDFAQVYNLGSPVAAVYFNCQRESGCGGRRMI; the protein is encoded by the exons ATGGACCCTCTTACTCTTGGAAGGTTGTTAGGGGATGTTGTTGATCCCTTTACAAGTTCTGTATCTTTGAGGATTGCGTATAACAATAACTCAGAAGTAGTCAATTGTTCTGACTTCAAGCCCTCCCAAATTACCAAACAACCAAGAGTTGATGTTGGTGGTGATGATTTTAGGACTTTTTACACTCTG ATTATGGTAGACCCTGATGCACCTAGTCCTACTAATCCCAATATGAGGGAGTATTTGCATTG GTTGGTAATTAACATTCCAGGAACTACAGGGGCGAGCTTCG GGCAAGAGATAATGAAGTATGAGAGTCCAGAACCAACGGCAGGAATACATAGAATAGTGTTTGTGCTGTACAAGCAAATGGTGGGGAGGCAACTGATACACGCTCCGACCTGGCGTAACAACTTTAACACTCGCGACTTTGCTCAAGTTTACAATCTCGGATCTCCTGTTGCTGCTGTGTACTTCAATTGCCAGCGGGAGAGTGGTTGTGGTGGAAGGAGAATGATCTAG